One Arthrobacter sp. B3I4 genomic window, AACGTGGCGAGCACGACGGCGAGCAGGATCCTGGTCAGCTGGGCCGTCCGGGTGATGCCGAGCAGGTTCACCCCGGTCAGCACGACGACGGCGGCGACAGCCAGCGGGGTGGCGAAGCCGGGCGCCAGGTAGTGCCCGAAGGTCAGGGCCATCGCCGCGCAGGAGGCGGTCTTGCCCGTCACGAACCCCCAGCCGGCGATGAACCCGGGCCATTCGCCCAGCTGCCGGCGGCCGTACACGTAGGTACCGCCGCTCGCGGGATACTTCGCGGCCAGTTGCGCCGACGCCACCGCGTTGCAGTAAGCCACCACGCCGGCCACGGCCACCGCCACGGCCAGCAGCGGCCCGGCAAGGGCCGCGGCGGGGGAGAAGACCACGAAAACGCCGGCTCCCAGCATCGAGCCGAGCCCGATGGCGGTGGAATCGACCACGCCCAGGCGGCGTTGCAGTCGAGCGGGCTCCGGCGTCGGGCTTGGCATGGCGGGTGGGGCCTTTCCAACGGGTAAACTCGAACGGGACCGTTCCCGTAGCGGTCCCATTTAACACCACCCTGTTTTCCTTCTGAAAGGCGAGCTGTGCTGCGCACCCACGACCTCGGATCCCTTCGCTCCGAGCACATCGGACAAACCGTAACCCTCGCCGGCTGGGTCGGCCGGCGTCGTGACCACGGTGGTGTCGCATTCGTGGACCTGCGCGACGCTTCGGGCGTCGCCCAGGTCGTCGTCCGTGAAGAAGAGGTCTTCCACGGCCTCCGCAACGAGTTCGTGCTGCAGGTCATCGGCACCGTGGCGAAGCGCCCCGAGGGCAACGAGAACCCGGCGCTGGCCACCGGCGAGATCGAGGTGATGGCCGAAAAGGTCACCATCCTCAACACCTCCGACCCGCTGCCCTTCCAGATCGACGAGCACGTTGAGGTCGGTGAAGAGGCACGCCTGAAGCACCGCTACCTGGATCTCCGCCGCCCCGGCCCCGCACGGAACCTGCGCCTGCGCTCCGAGGCCAACCGGGTGGCCCGCGAGCTGCTGCACCAGGACGGCTACGTCGAGATCGAGACGCCCACGCTGACCCGGTCCACGCCGGAAGGCGCCCGCGACTTCGTCGTTCCGGCCCGCCTGGCGCCCGGTTCCTGGTACGCGCTGCCGCAGTCGCCGCAGCTTTTCAAGCAGCTCCTGCAGGTCGGCGGCTTCGAGAAGTACTACCAGATCGCCCGCTGCTACCGCGACGAGGACTTCCGCGCGGACCGCCAGCCGGAGTTCACCCAGCTCGACATCGAAGCCAGCTTCGTGGAGCAGGACGACATCATCAACCTCGGCGAGAGCATCGTGAAGGCGCTGTGGAAGCTGATCGACGTCGAGATCCCCACCCCGATCCAGCGCATCACCTACAACGACGCGATGGCCCGCTACGGCTCGGACAAGCCGGACCTGCGCTTCGGCCTGGAACTGACCGAGCTGACCGAATTCTTCAAGGACACCAACTTCGGTGTCTTCAAGGCGCCCTACGTCGGTGCCGTCGTCATGCCCGGCGGCGCCTCGCAGGCCCGCCGCGCCCTGGACGCCTGGCAGGAATGGGCCAAACAGCGCGGCGCCAAGGGCCTCGCCTACGTCCTGTACAAGGAAGACGGCGAGCTGGCCGGCCCGGTGGCCAAGAACCTGACCGAGACCGAGCGCGCGGGCCTCGCGGACGCCGTCGGCGCCAAACCCGGCGACTGCATTTTCTTCGCCGCCGGTGAGAAGACCCCGTCCCGGGCGCTGCTCGGCGCCGCGCGGGTTGAGATCGGCCACCGCACGGGCCTGATCAACCCCAGCGACTGGGCCTTCTGCTGGGTCGTCGACGCGCCGATGTTCGAACCGGCCGCAGCCGCCGTCGCGTCCGGCGACGTCGCCGTCGGCGGCGGCAAGTGGACGGCGGTGCACCACGCCTTCACGTCACCCAAGCCGGAATTCATGGACAGCTTCGACACCGATCCCGAATCGGCGCTGGCCTACGCCTACGACATCGTCTGCAACGGCAACGAAATCGGCGGCGGCTCCATCCGTATCCACCAGGGTGACATCCAGGAACGCGTGTTCAAGGTCATGGGCCTCTCGCACGAGGACGCGCAGGAGAAGTTCGGCTTCCTGCTCGAGGGCTTCAAGTTCGGCGCGCCACCGCACGGCGGCATCGCGTTCGGCTGGGACCGTGTGGTCTCGCTGTTGGCCGGCGTGGACTCGATCCGCGACGTCATCGCGTTCCCGAAGTCCGGCGGCGGCTACGACCCGCTGACCCAGGCACCGGCGCCGATCACGGCCCAGCAGCGCAAGGAAGCCGGCGTGGACTTCAAGCCGGAAACCAAGAAGGACGAAGGCTCCAAGTAGCCGGCTAATCAGCAGCGAAGGCCCTCCGGAAGTCCGGGGGGCCTTTGCTGTCGGTTGACGAGATCAAGTGCCCCGGCACAGAAGGGAAACCCAATGGCACCGGAGTCCGGTCCCGCGCTGGAAGCGCTGATGGACGCAGCCTGGCCCGCTTCCGACCGGCAGGATTGCGGCGGATGGGTGCTGCGCGCCGCCTCGGGGGTGACCCAGCGGGCCAACTCGGTCTGGCCGCGCGAGCCAGGGACCGATGAGCATGCCCAGCTCGCCGCACTTCGGGAGGCCCGGCTCTGGTACCGGGCGAAACGCCTCCCGCTGATCTTCCAGGTATTCGAGGACCCGCGCTCCGGGCCGCTGAACGCGGTGCTCGACGCCGAGGGATTCACCCGCCAGTCCGAAACCGTCATGCTGGTCCGGGACGGCGGCGGTTCTGCCCCGGCGCCGGCCCACGGCGTCGAGATCTCAACAGAGCCCTCAGTGGAGTGGCTGCGGCTCTGGTGGAGCGTGGACGGCCGCGGCGGCGCCGAGGCTCTCGGGGTTGCCCGCGCGATCCTGACGGGCTGTCCCGCGCTGTACGCCCTGGTACGGGACGGCGACGGCGGCCCGGCCGGCGTCGGACGGCTCGCCATGCCGGACGGCGCGGCAGCCGGAGCCGGCAAGTCCCACGGCGGGTTGTACTGCATGGCGACCCGTCCAGACGCGCGCCGGCGCGGCTACGCCGGCCAGGTGCTGCGCGGGTTGCTGGACGAGGGAACGCGCCGGGGCCTGGCCGGCTACTGGCTGCTCGTCACTACGGCCAACAGCGGGGCGCGGGAGCTCTACGCCCGCGCCGGCTTCGAAGAAGCCAGCCGCTACCTCTACCGGCAGGAACGGCCGAAGCGGCACCTGACCGGCTGCTGAGCCGCGGGGCGCTCGTGTCTACGCCGGCGGATCCGTGACGAGGATCCGCACGGCGCAGAAGTCCGCGGCGGCCTTTTTCAGCACCGACGCGCGCGGGTCCGGAACGTCAAGGAACGGCAGCCGCACCAGCGCCGCATAGCTTTTCAGCACGGGTTCGGCAAGCACCTGCTCGGCCAGGGCCTTGTCCCCGCCGGGCGCGAGGTACTCGACTCTGTGGTCCGCAAAGATCCGCGCGGCGTGGGCGGCGACTGCTTCGACCAGGGCGTCCGCCTGGTTGGCCCGCCGCCGGGCGAAGCGCTGCTGTGACCAGCCTCCGGCGGCGGTGCGGGACTGCACGTGCCGGGTGCCGGTCTTGGCGGCCAGTACCTGCCCTTCCGACACGACGGCCACCGAGTACCCGCCGCGGCGCACCAAAACCAGGCCAAGGTGCCGGGGCTGGGACACCAGCGACGACAGCCGCGCCACCGGGTCCGGTCCGCGGCCCGGGCGCCCGTCGGCCGGCCACGGCGGCTGCAGCAGGGCCGCAGCCCCGTCAGCGGCGGAAAGCTGCAATCCGCCGTCGAGTTCCTCTTCGGCCAGGCGCCCGTGGCTCGCCGCGAACCGCTCCACCCAGCCGGGCAGCCGGCCGCCGGCGACGAACGCCTGGCGGGTCTCGGGGCTGGGCATGGCGTAACTCCGTTGCAGGGTTGCGGGGCGGCCGCCGGTCGGGGCGGGCCGTGAACTAGAAGTAGCCTATCTATGTGGATGATCTCTTTGGCGCAGGGCAGGACGACGCGTCTGCGCACAACGACGTCGACG contains:
- a CDS encoding acVLRF1 family peptidyl-tRNA hydrolase — translated: MPSPETRQAFVAGGRLPGWVERFAASHGRLAEEELDGGLQLSAADGAAALLQPPWPADGRPGRGPDPVARLSSLVSQPRHLGLVLVRRGGYSVAVVSEGQVLAAKTGTRHVQSRTAAGGWSQQRFARRRANQADALVEAVAAHAARIFADHRVEYLAPGGDKALAEQVLAEPVLKSYAALVRLPFLDVPDPRASVLKKAAADFCAVRILVTDPPA
- a CDS encoding GNAT family N-acetyltransferase; this encodes MAPESGPALEALMDAAWPASDRQDCGGWVLRAASGVTQRANSVWPREPGTDEHAQLAALREARLWYRAKRLPLIFQVFEDPRSGPLNAVLDAEGFTRQSETVMLVRDGGGSAPAPAHGVEISTEPSVEWLRLWWSVDGRGGAEALGVARAILTGCPALYALVRDGDGGPAGVGRLAMPDGAAAGAGKSHGGLYCMATRPDARRRGYAGQVLRGLLDEGTRRGLAGYWLLVTTANSGARELYARAGFEEASRYLYRQERPKRHLTGC
- the aspS gene encoding aspartate--tRNA ligase — protein: MLRTHDLGSLRSEHIGQTVTLAGWVGRRRDHGGVAFVDLRDASGVAQVVVREEEVFHGLRNEFVLQVIGTVAKRPEGNENPALATGEIEVMAEKVTILNTSDPLPFQIDEHVEVGEEARLKHRYLDLRRPGPARNLRLRSEANRVARELLHQDGYVEIETPTLTRSTPEGARDFVVPARLAPGSWYALPQSPQLFKQLLQVGGFEKYYQIARCYRDEDFRADRQPEFTQLDIEASFVEQDDIINLGESIVKALWKLIDVEIPTPIQRITYNDAMARYGSDKPDLRFGLELTELTEFFKDTNFGVFKAPYVGAVVMPGGASQARRALDAWQEWAKQRGAKGLAYVLYKEDGELAGPVAKNLTETERAGLADAVGAKPGDCIFFAAGEKTPSRALLGAARVEIGHRTGLINPSDWAFCWVVDAPMFEPAAAAVASGDVAVGGGKWTAVHHAFTSPKPEFMDSFDTDPESALAYAYDIVCNGNEIGGGSIRIHQGDIQERVFKVMGLSHEDAQEKFGFLLEGFKFGAPPHGGIAFGWDRVVSLLAGVDSIRDVIAFPKSGGGYDPLTQAPAPITAQQRKEAGVDFKPETKKDEGSK